The following coding sequences lie in one Flavobacteriales bacterium genomic window:
- a CDS encoding FixH family protein, which yields MKLNWGVFAFSLFGVFVVFMLTLVYFATKQNNELVTDNYYEKELEFKEVMIKKQNASKLTEQVTFNITNENIEVLFPKEITEQISGKMFFYKPSNEQSDKVFDIKLINHSQQIPLQPFQKGMYHVKIDWKANNTDYFNEISIVIP from the coding sequence TGCTTTTTCGTTGTTTGGAGTTTTTGTGGTGTTTATGTTAACACTGGTTTATTTTGCCACAAAACAAAACAATGAACTAGTAACAGACAACTACTACGAAAAGGAACTGGAGTTTAAAGAGGTGATGATTAAGAAACAAAATGCATCAAAACTCACCGAGCAAGTTACCTTTAACATCACTAACGAAAATATTGAAGTCCTTTTTCCTAAAGAGATTACCGAGCAAATTTCTGGCAAAATGTTTTTTTACAAACCGTCAAATGAGCAATCCGACAAAGTATTTGATATTAAGCTAATCAATCATTCTCAACAAATTCCTTTACAACCATTTCAAAAAGGAATGTACCACGTAAAAATTGATTGGAAAGCTAATAATACTGACTATTTTAACGAAATATCTATTGTAATTCCATAA
- a CDS encoding sulfite exporter TauE/SafE family protein — translation MEHFFTAFSIGFIGSLHCIGMCGPIALALPLGNKSVLSKTTNGLIYNAGRIITYSLLGLFFGFFGERLAVASTQQLISIAIGSLFIMAVFIPKKLINNINPTSFIGKYIALVKVSLGKFIQNQSILGKLSVGLLNGLLPCGLVYAAIGGSIATGSLVDGMWFMAAFGLGTLPMMFSVYFLSSSVSLTLRNNIKKLVPVFLILLGSLFILRGLNLGIPYLSPKINVARPFVQDCD, via the coding sequence ATGGAACACTTTTTTACGGCATTTAGCATTGGTTTTATTGGGAGTTTACATTGCATTGGAATGTGTGGCCCTATTGCGTTAGCCTTGCCATTGGGCAATAAATCTGTTCTTTCAAAAACCACTAATGGCTTGATTTACAATGCTGGGCGAATAATTACCTATTCTTTATTGGGCTTATTTTTTGGCTTTTTTGGTGAGCGATTAGCAGTGGCTTCCACCCAACAATTAATTTCTATTGCAATAGGTAGCCTTTTTATAATGGCAGTTTTTATTCCTAAAAAATTAATCAACAACATTAACCCTACAAGTTTTATTGGTAAATACATTGCCTTGGTTAAAGTCAGCCTTGGTAAGTTTATCCAAAACCAATCGATACTAGGCAAATTAAGTGTTGGTTTATTAAACGGTCTCCTGCCCTGCGGATTGGTTTATGCTGCCATTGGAGGTTCAATAGCTACAGGAAGTTTAGTTGATGGAATGTGGTTTATGGCTGCCTTTGGATTAGGTACTTTGCCCATGATGTTTTCAGTTTATTTTTTATCCTCCTCGGTTAGTTTAACATTACGGAATAACATCAAAAAATTAGTTCCAGTTTTCTTAATTCTGTTGGGTAGCTTATTCATTCTACGTGGTTTAAACTTGGGCATTCCGTATTTAAGTCCAAAAATAAATGTTGCCCGACCATTTGTTCAGGATTGTGATTAA
- a CDS encoding PHB depolymerase family esterase: MLKHFLLIIYLFTNLYSSAQHLLTQIEDFGINKGNLKMYAYIPNNLESVEKIPLVFVLHGCTQSAEQISNETGWNKLADSLKFIVVYPEQRQINNATKCFNFFIGFKAKKDKGEVASIKQMIDYCFTNYNIDSSMVFITGMSAGGGMSNALLNAYPTLFNAGALFAAPSNLFEHNTDSPEKQPRIVIIQGNDDQIVPKKNSDALISHWLIKHQLDSTSVEEIPNYLENPLLKAQFYSNKNKEVKIISILANDVKHKLLIHSGEAINEGGVMDYHTQDINFHSTYWVATFFGLTTN, translated from the coding sequence ATGCTGAAACACTTTTTGTTAATTATATATCTTTTTACCAATTTATATAGCTCTGCACAGCATTTGTTAACTCAAATAGAAGATTTTGGGATAAACAAAGGTAACCTTAAAATGTATGCTTACATTCCAAACAACCTTGAAAGTGTTGAAAAAATACCTTTAGTTTTTGTGCTACATGGGTGTACACAATCAGCAGAACAAATAAGCAATGAAACTGGTTGGAATAAACTAGCCGACAGCCTTAAATTTATTGTGGTTTATCCTGAACAACGACAAATAAACAATGCTACAAAATGTTTTAATTTTTTTATAGGCTTTAAAGCAAAAAAGGATAAAGGAGAAGTCGCGTCTATCAAACAAATGATAGATTATTGCTTTACCAATTATAATATTGACAGTTCTATGGTTTTTATTACTGGAATGTCGGCTGGTGGAGGAATGAGCAATGCTCTGCTCAATGCTTACCCAACATTGTTTAATGCAGGAGCGTTGTTTGCTGCCCCATCTAATTTGTTTGAACACAACACAGACTCGCCAGAAAAACAACCTCGTATAGTAATTATCCAAGGAAATGATGACCAAATTGTTCCAAAAAAGAATAGTGATGCACTTATCTCTCATTGGTTAATTAAACATCAACTTGATTCGACAAGTGTTGAAGAAATACCAAATTATTTGGAAAACCCTTTACTAAAAGCCCAATTTTATTCCAATAAAAATAAAGAAGTGAAAATTATTAGCATTTTGGCAAACGATGTAAAACACAAATTGTTAATTCATTCAGGGGAAGCCATAAACGAAGGTGGTGTAATGGATTATCATACACAAGATATTAATTTCCACTCTACGTATTGGGTTGCCACATTTTTTGGTTTAACAACTAACTAA